From Anticarsia gemmatalis isolate Benzon Research Colony breed Stoneville strain chromosome 3, ilAntGemm2 primary, whole genome shotgun sequence, one genomic window encodes:
- the Set2 gene encoding SET domain containing 2 isoform X1 → MAKRKKASAKPAATRRTTRRTKQQAEAEASASADGESSTAAQPSVSETTQNNTENGPVEGTSAPDAPSTAETSDNSKPSQQVPVVALHKKFGKYRCLFNSDETFTRKYDLGSDSETNSSVEIRVVDPCASSESDSNAALDTQSDTNSGANFSPMNSTINTRDNSRDISPAPLSERPPSETESLNKEESTEDKSITINCVDLIETDSKPDDSNAEEVESKEESVAVENSTNELRQDDVVEQDIPFDAEQLEFGGDDDEVITIVQIVEDDNPELYYNINIESPKDNASDQQANEESESHSQNTDFQAHFEKLNLTTTAEPQSPMDCSEGNDLVTPPCGTPDLQYTKEHLSDVLIRPDPSITPSSTLSDDSNSSRVTEQNQNNSNDSAESSPTGVRRSSRIKTISNLKQKTKGYGLVKTPLKKALITQTKLKLEEIGSDSQEKSIESLPSTTPNSPSFPVPSEMPVKVKSRWRRSSELEMGANSPANSPLASPSLPAQRLPPVAESPSLPEEEPVPLSKEAYDKIIEERMNQYQHLEENEYLCERMISKETKKMTCDCFMTKEELERGELACGEDCLNRLLMIECNSRCPVGDRCTNRRFQKRENGPLRVFYADKKGCGVEASEDISAGEFLMEYVGEVLDYEQFYKRAQAYSDDNNLHHYFMSLKGDTVIDATLKGNISRFINHSCDPNAETQKWTVNGELRIGFFSKRDIVAGEELTFDYQFQRFGKVAQRCYCGASNCRGWIGGEPDSEDEDDEEEDEDVSTSKSGGTESTEESLTTPTETPRPRPRRPKKDRTYKPKAADLVQDADIEEDLEALNRTGVKNQSHTLRLSRTVVRAKTRRAQCALLRLLRDADLPCRRLFLDYRGLRLLAPWCSDAPLDFKLEMLLTVDRLPIPNKTMIQESRFFTIVERWLSAADQPPDNVFIDEATGLPIELPNSGNQENVPSPEKAKENASITEKIKDLSSQLLERWSSLKEVFKIPKKERIQQMKEHERQANVERRAADSSGSRDRDRDRRDERERRDERDRREERDRDKERDRERERERDRDRDRDRDRGERDRDRYRERDRDRDDRDRRKRRSSPEGRRSIRLSERVLAAVPPMSKEERRRAFAEAAAAADESRRRDALARAWPHYWTQREAYQQQMFPGSMVGGVVCGVAGLEADWLPPHDYQAPAFCPPFPAAQPFCMPQPNLMGMSGFGMGGFMFGQQVPGGPPFPQPAQPQTDAAQPAPQAAAPTEEAKEIVLPSLWRSATDSRGRTYYYHVKLRQPQWHPPPVPNEPEESSSEEEEEQVNTGLDSPLIRRQTKGKVVEGVNGIYEVIKEDAHNGLIPDHALVNMKPRKRRPGLVSERPISPRTEEDKLAGRLEVKRYKQTKEKLRRRREKLLQKVRMLAANQQRKIRGRVLDLKEKKLEDTKEKKEEQMVELVDSETDSEDDSSEETPVEKPVSPPAAVVVPEPEPVEPEISANTEESARKIKEQFRCNMARVMVQHLNPYRSSSAPAARITSTADFKHLARKLTHFVMLKELKHCRSVEELVVTDSVRSKAKMFVKKYMAKFGPVYKRPPEEAD, encoded by the exons ATGGCGAAGAGAAAGAAGGCATCAGCAAAACCCGCGGCAACGCGTCGTACTACCCGACGTACCAAGCAGCAGGCGGAAGCTGAGGCCTCGGCGTCCGCAGACGGCGAGTCTTCCACAGCTGCTCAGCCTTCAGTCTCAGaaacaacacaaaataacaCTGAGAATGGTCCTGTTGAAGGGACAAGTGCACCTGACGCCCCATCAACAGCTGAAACATCAGATAATTCTAAGCCCTCTCAACAAGTTCCCGTCGTAGCATTACACAAGAAGTTCGGCAAGTACCGCTGTTTGTTCAATAGTGACGAAACATTCACTAGGAAATATGACTTAGGCAGTGACAGCGAAACAAATAGTAGTGTAGAAATAAGAGTTGTTGATCCATGTGCAAGTTCTGAATCAGATTCCAATGCCGCTTTGGACACACAATCTGACACCAATAGTGGCGCGAATTTTAGTCCTATGAATAGTACAATTAACACACGGGACAATTCCAGAGACATATCACCTGCACCACTGAGTGAGAGACCACCTAGTGAAACTGAATCTTTGAATAAAGAGGAAAGTACAGAAGACaagtcaataacaataaattgtgttGATTTGATTGAAACTGACTCAAAACCTGATGATTCTAATGCTGAGGAAGTGGAAAGCAAGGAAGAGTCAGTTGCTGTAGAGAATTCTACCAATGAGCTCAGGCAGGATGATGTTGTCGAACAAGACATTCCATTTGATGCAGAGCAGCTGGAGTTTGGAGGTGATGATGATGAGGTCATCACCATTGTTCAGATTGTTGAGGATGATAATCCAGAGTTGTATTATAACATCAACATTGAGAGCCCAAAAGACAATGCCTCTGATCAACAAGCAAATGAGGAAAGTGAGAGTCATTCTCAAAATACTGACTTTCAGGCTCATTTTGAGAAGTTAAATCTTACAACAACAGCTGAACCTCAGTCTCCCATGGACTGCTCTGAAGGTAATGACTTAGTAACACCTCCTTGTGGCACTCCTGATCTGCAATACACTAAAGAACACCTGAGTGATGTGTTAATAAGACCAGATCCCAGTATCACACCAAGCTCCACACTCTCTGATGACAGCAACTCATCAAGAGTGACagaacaaaatcaaaacaactcCAATGATTCAGCTGAATCATCACCCACTGGTGTGAGGCGCTCCAGTAGGATTAAAACAATaagcaatttaaaacaaaagacaaaAGGCTATGGATTGGTGAAGACACCATTGAAGAAGGCTTTGATAACACAAACTAAGTTGAAGTTGGAAGAAATTGGATCTGATAGTCAGGAAAAGTCAATAGAATCTTTGCCAAGTACAACACCAAATTCTCCATCATTCCCGGTACCTTCAGAGATGCCTGTGAAGGTGAAATCTCGTTGGCGAAGGTCATCAGAGCTGGAGATGGGTGCAAACTCGCCTGCTAATTCTCCTTTGGCTAGTCCTAGTCTTCCAGCACAGCGTCTTCCCCCTGTGGCTGAGAGCCCTAGCTTACCTGAAGAAGAACCTGTTCCTTTAAGCAAAGAGGCTTATGACAAGATCATTGAAGAAAGAATGAATCAGTACCAACACTTAGAGGAGAATGAGTATTTGTGTGAGAGAATGATCAGTAAAGAGACTAAGAAAATGACTTGTGACTGTTTTATGACCAAAGAAGAGTTGGAGAGAGGAGAGTTGGCTTGTGGGGAAGACTGTCTCAATAGACTGCTTATGATTGAATG TAACTCCCGGTGTCCAGTGGGTGACAGATGTACTAACAGAAGGTTCCAGAAGAGAGAGAATGGTCCTCTTCGAGTGTTCTATGCTGACAAGAAAGGGTGTGGAGTGGAAGCCAGCGAAGACATTTCAGC TGGCGAATTCCTTATGGAATACGTAGGCGAAGTCCTCGACTACGAACAGTTCTACAAAAGGGCTCAAGCATACTCCGATGACAACAACCTTCACCATTACTTCATGTCTCTGAAAGGTGATACGGTTATCGACGCGACGCTCAAAGGAAACATTTCGAGGTTCATCAACCACTCTTGTGATCCCAATGCAGAGACTCAGAAGTGGACCGTCAATGGAGAGCTCAGGATAGGCTTCTTTAGCAAGAGAGATATTGTTGCTGGGGAAGAATTGACGTTTGATTACCAGTTCCAACGGTTTGG AAAGGTGGCTCAGCGGTGCTACTGTGGTGCGAGCAACTGCCGCGGCTGGATCGGCGGCGAACCTGACTCCGAAGATGAGGATGATGAAGAG GAGGACGAAGACGTGTCTACCTCAAAGAGCGGCGGCACAGAATCCACAGAGGAGTCTCTGACCACGCCCACTGAGACGCCGCGCCCGAGACCTCGTCGTCCCAAGAAGGACCGAACCTACAAACCCAAGGCTGCTGACTTGGTGCAAGATGCTGAT ATCGAAGAAGACCTAGAAGCTCTGAACCGTACAGGCGTGAAGAACCAGAGCCACACTCTCCGCCTGTCCCGCACAGTGGTCCGCGCCAAGACCCGTCGCGCGCAGTGCGCTCTGCTGCGCCTGCTGCGTGACGCGGACCTGCCGTGCCGCCGCCTGTTCCTGGACTACCGCGGCCTGCGCCTGCTGGCGCCCTGGTGCTCCGACGCGCCGCTCGACTTCAA GCTCGAGATGCTGTTGACGGTGGACCGGCTGCCAATACCGAACAAGACGATGATACAAGAAAGTCGGTTCTTCACTATCGTCGAGAGGTGGCTCAGCGCCGCCGACCAGCCGCCCGATAACGTGTTCATTGATGAGGCGACTG GCTTGCCGATAGAGTTACCAAACAGTGGTAATCAAGAAAATGTTCCTAGTCCAGAGAAGGCTAAAGAAAACGCCTCTATAACTGAGAAGATAAAGGATTTGTCTAGCCAGTTGCTGGAAAGATGGTCCAGTTTGAAG GAGGTATTCAAAATCCCAAAGAAGGAGCGGATACAGCAAATGAAGGAGCATGAACGTCAAGCGAACGTTGAGAGACGTGCGGCTGATTCTAGCGGGTCACGGGATAGAGACCGGGACCGAAGGGACGAGCGTGAACGACGCGACGAGAGAGACAGGCGGGAGGAAAGAGACCGCGATAAAGAACGTGACCGCGAACGTGAGAGGGAGCGAGATAGAGATCGTGACAGAGACCGCGATAGAGGAGAGAGGGATAGAGATAGATATAGGGAACGTGACAGAGATAGAGATGATAGAGATCGAAGGAAACGGAGGAGCAGTCCTGAAGGCAGGCGGAGTATCAG ACTATCGGAGCGCGTGCTGGCGGCGGTGCCCCCCATGAGCAAGGAGGAGCGGCGCCGCGCCTTCGCCGAGGCAGCTGCTGCAGCGGACGAGTCGCGGCGCCGGGACGCGCTCGCCAGAGCCTGGCCACACTACTGGACGCAGAGGGAGGCCTACCAGCAG CAAATGTTCCCGGGCAGCATGGTGGGCGGGGTGGTGTGCGGGGTGGCGGGGCTGGAGGCGGACTGGCTGCCGCCGCACGACTACCAGGCGCCGGCCTTCTGCCCGCCCTTCCCCGCCGCGCAGCCCTTCTGCATGCCGCAGCCTAA TTTGATGGGTATGAGCGGGTTCGGCATGGGCGGGTTCATGTTCGGGCAGCAGGTGCCGGGCGGACCGCCCTTCCCGCAACCTGCACAACCGCAGACTGACGCCGCGCAACCT GCTCCACAAGCGGCTGCTCCTACCGAGGAAGCTAAAGAAATAGTCCTTCCATCTCTGTGGCGCTCGGCGACGGACTCGCGCGGTCGCACGTACTACTACCACGTGAAGCTCAGACAACCGCAGTGGCACCCGCCGCCTGTTCCCAATGAACCTG AAGAGAGTTCGTCGGAGGAGGAAGAGGAACAAGTGAATACTGGTTTAGACAGTCCTCTGATCAGACGACAGACGAAAGGCAAGGTTGTTGAGGGCGTCAACGGGATTTATGAAG TGATCAAAGAAGACGCACATAACGGGTTAATACCGGACCACGCGCTCGTCAATATGAAACCGAGGAAGAGACGACCGGGACTCGTCTCTGAACGACCTATTAGT CCTCGTACGGAAGAAGACAAGTTAGCTGGCAGACTGGAAGTGAAACGGTACAAGCAGACTAAGGAGAAACTGCGGCGAAGACGAGAGAAACTGTTACAGAAAGTGCGCATGCTTGCAGCAAACCAACAACGGAAGATTAGAGGCAGAGTACTTGATCTCAAG GAAAAGAAACTGGAAGATACTAAGGAAAAGAAGGAGGAA CAAATGGTGGAGTTAGTGGACTCAGAAACGGATTCGGAAGACGATTCCAGCGAGGAAACTCCAGTGGAAAAGCCAGTCAGTCCACCAGCCGCAGTGGTAGTCCCTGAACCGGAGCCAGTAGAACCAGAGATCAGTGCTAACACAGAGGAAAGTGCACGAAAGATCAAAGAACAGTTCAGATGTAATATGGCGAGGGTTATGGTGCAACATCTCAACCCTTATAGGAGTTCTAGTGCGCCCGCCGCCAGGATCACGTCTACTGCTGACTTCAAACATCTGGCGAGAAAG cTGACGCACTTCGTGATGCTAAAAGAACTGAAACATTGTCGATCCGTCGAAGAACTAGTCGTAACCGACTCAGTGCGGTCCAAAGCGAAGATGTTCGTGAAAAAATATATGGCGAAGTTTGGCCCTGTTTATAAGAGGCCGCCTGAGGAAGCTGACTAG
- the Set2 gene encoding SET domain containing 2 isoform X2, with translation MAKRKKASAKPAATRRTTRRTKQQAEAEASASADGESSTAAQPSVSETTQNNTENGPVEGTSAPDAPSTAETSDNSKPSQQVPVVALHKKFGKYRCLFNSDETFTRKYDLGSDSETNSSVEIRVVDPCASSESDSNAALDTQSDTNSGANFSPMNSTINTRDNSRDISPAPLSERPPSETESLNKEESTEDKSITINCVDLIETDSKPDDSNAEEVESKEESVAVENSTNELRQDDVVEQDIPFDAEQLEFGGDDDEVITIVQIVEDDNPELYYNINIESPKDNASDQQANEESESHSQNTDFQAHFEKLNLTTTAEPQSPMDCSEGNDLVTPPCGTPDLQYTKEHLSDVLIRPDPSITPSSTLSDDSNSSRVTEQNQNNSNDSAESSPTGVRRSSRIKTISNLKQKTKGYGLVKTPLKKALITQTKLKLEEIGSDSQEKSIESLPSTTPNSPSFPVPSEMPVKVKSRWRRSSELEMGANSPANSPLASPSLPAQRLPPVAESPSLPEEEPVPLSKEAYDKIIEERMNQYQHLEENEYLCERMISKETKKMTCDCFMTKEELERGELACGEDCLNRLLMIECNSRCPVGDRCTNRRFQKRENGPLRVFYADKKGCGVEASEDISAGEFLMEYVGEVLDYEQFYKRAQAYSDDNNLHHYFMSLKGDTVIDATLKGNISRFINHSCDPNAETQKWTVNGELRIGFFSKRDIVAGEELTFDYQFQRFGKVAQRCYCGASNCRGWIGGEPDSEDEDDEEEDEDVSTSKSGGTESTEESLTTPTETPRPRPRRPKKDRTYKPKAADLVQDADIEEDLEALNRTGVKNQSHTLRLSRTVVRAKTRRAQCALLRLLRDADLPCRRLFLDYRGLRLLAPWCSDAPLDFKLEMLLTVDRLPIPNKTMIQESRFFTIVERWLSAADQPPDNVFIDEATGLPIELPNSGNQENVPSPEKAKENASITEKIKDLSSQLLERWSSLKEVFKIPKKERIQQMKEHERQANVERRAADSSGSRDRDRDRRDERERRDERDRREERDRDKERDRERERERDRDRDRDRDRGERDRDRYRERDRDRDDRDRRKRRSSPEGRRSIRLSERVLAAVPPMSKEERRRAFAEAAAAADESRRRDALARAWPHYWTQREAYQQQMFPGSMVGGVVCGVAGLEADWLPPHDYQAPAFCPPFPAAQPFCMPQPNLMGMSGFGMGGFMFGQQVPGGPPFPQPAQPQTDAAQPAPQAAAPTEEAKEIVLPSLWRSATDSRGRTYYYHVKLRQPQWHPPPVPNEPEESSSEEEEEQVNTGLDSPLIRRQTKGKVVEGVNGIYEVIKEDAHNGLIPDHALVNMKPRKRRPGLVSERPISPRTEEDKLAGRLEVKRYKQTKEKLRRRREKLLQKVRMLAANQQRKIRGRVLDLKQMVELVDSETDSEDDSSEETPVEKPVSPPAAVVVPEPEPVEPEISANTEESARKIKEQFRCNMARVMVQHLNPYRSSSAPAARITSTADFKHLARKLTHFVMLKELKHCRSVEELVVTDSVRSKAKMFVKKYMAKFGPVYKRPPEEAD, from the exons ATGGCGAAGAGAAAGAAGGCATCAGCAAAACCCGCGGCAACGCGTCGTACTACCCGACGTACCAAGCAGCAGGCGGAAGCTGAGGCCTCGGCGTCCGCAGACGGCGAGTCTTCCACAGCTGCTCAGCCTTCAGTCTCAGaaacaacacaaaataacaCTGAGAATGGTCCTGTTGAAGGGACAAGTGCACCTGACGCCCCATCAACAGCTGAAACATCAGATAATTCTAAGCCCTCTCAACAAGTTCCCGTCGTAGCATTACACAAGAAGTTCGGCAAGTACCGCTGTTTGTTCAATAGTGACGAAACATTCACTAGGAAATATGACTTAGGCAGTGACAGCGAAACAAATAGTAGTGTAGAAATAAGAGTTGTTGATCCATGTGCAAGTTCTGAATCAGATTCCAATGCCGCTTTGGACACACAATCTGACACCAATAGTGGCGCGAATTTTAGTCCTATGAATAGTACAATTAACACACGGGACAATTCCAGAGACATATCACCTGCACCACTGAGTGAGAGACCACCTAGTGAAACTGAATCTTTGAATAAAGAGGAAAGTACAGAAGACaagtcaataacaataaattgtgttGATTTGATTGAAACTGACTCAAAACCTGATGATTCTAATGCTGAGGAAGTGGAAAGCAAGGAAGAGTCAGTTGCTGTAGAGAATTCTACCAATGAGCTCAGGCAGGATGATGTTGTCGAACAAGACATTCCATTTGATGCAGAGCAGCTGGAGTTTGGAGGTGATGATGATGAGGTCATCACCATTGTTCAGATTGTTGAGGATGATAATCCAGAGTTGTATTATAACATCAACATTGAGAGCCCAAAAGACAATGCCTCTGATCAACAAGCAAATGAGGAAAGTGAGAGTCATTCTCAAAATACTGACTTTCAGGCTCATTTTGAGAAGTTAAATCTTACAACAACAGCTGAACCTCAGTCTCCCATGGACTGCTCTGAAGGTAATGACTTAGTAACACCTCCTTGTGGCACTCCTGATCTGCAATACACTAAAGAACACCTGAGTGATGTGTTAATAAGACCAGATCCCAGTATCACACCAAGCTCCACACTCTCTGATGACAGCAACTCATCAAGAGTGACagaacaaaatcaaaacaactcCAATGATTCAGCTGAATCATCACCCACTGGTGTGAGGCGCTCCAGTAGGATTAAAACAATaagcaatttaaaacaaaagacaaaAGGCTATGGATTGGTGAAGACACCATTGAAGAAGGCTTTGATAACACAAACTAAGTTGAAGTTGGAAGAAATTGGATCTGATAGTCAGGAAAAGTCAATAGAATCTTTGCCAAGTACAACACCAAATTCTCCATCATTCCCGGTACCTTCAGAGATGCCTGTGAAGGTGAAATCTCGTTGGCGAAGGTCATCAGAGCTGGAGATGGGTGCAAACTCGCCTGCTAATTCTCCTTTGGCTAGTCCTAGTCTTCCAGCACAGCGTCTTCCCCCTGTGGCTGAGAGCCCTAGCTTACCTGAAGAAGAACCTGTTCCTTTAAGCAAAGAGGCTTATGACAAGATCATTGAAGAAAGAATGAATCAGTACCAACACTTAGAGGAGAATGAGTATTTGTGTGAGAGAATGATCAGTAAAGAGACTAAGAAAATGACTTGTGACTGTTTTATGACCAAAGAAGAGTTGGAGAGAGGAGAGTTGGCTTGTGGGGAAGACTGTCTCAATAGACTGCTTATGATTGAATG TAACTCCCGGTGTCCAGTGGGTGACAGATGTACTAACAGAAGGTTCCAGAAGAGAGAGAATGGTCCTCTTCGAGTGTTCTATGCTGACAAGAAAGGGTGTGGAGTGGAAGCCAGCGAAGACATTTCAGC TGGCGAATTCCTTATGGAATACGTAGGCGAAGTCCTCGACTACGAACAGTTCTACAAAAGGGCTCAAGCATACTCCGATGACAACAACCTTCACCATTACTTCATGTCTCTGAAAGGTGATACGGTTATCGACGCGACGCTCAAAGGAAACATTTCGAGGTTCATCAACCACTCTTGTGATCCCAATGCAGAGACTCAGAAGTGGACCGTCAATGGAGAGCTCAGGATAGGCTTCTTTAGCAAGAGAGATATTGTTGCTGGGGAAGAATTGACGTTTGATTACCAGTTCCAACGGTTTGG AAAGGTGGCTCAGCGGTGCTACTGTGGTGCGAGCAACTGCCGCGGCTGGATCGGCGGCGAACCTGACTCCGAAGATGAGGATGATGAAGAG GAGGACGAAGACGTGTCTACCTCAAAGAGCGGCGGCACAGAATCCACAGAGGAGTCTCTGACCACGCCCACTGAGACGCCGCGCCCGAGACCTCGTCGTCCCAAGAAGGACCGAACCTACAAACCCAAGGCTGCTGACTTGGTGCAAGATGCTGAT ATCGAAGAAGACCTAGAAGCTCTGAACCGTACAGGCGTGAAGAACCAGAGCCACACTCTCCGCCTGTCCCGCACAGTGGTCCGCGCCAAGACCCGTCGCGCGCAGTGCGCTCTGCTGCGCCTGCTGCGTGACGCGGACCTGCCGTGCCGCCGCCTGTTCCTGGACTACCGCGGCCTGCGCCTGCTGGCGCCCTGGTGCTCCGACGCGCCGCTCGACTTCAA GCTCGAGATGCTGTTGACGGTGGACCGGCTGCCAATACCGAACAAGACGATGATACAAGAAAGTCGGTTCTTCACTATCGTCGAGAGGTGGCTCAGCGCCGCCGACCAGCCGCCCGATAACGTGTTCATTGATGAGGCGACTG GCTTGCCGATAGAGTTACCAAACAGTGGTAATCAAGAAAATGTTCCTAGTCCAGAGAAGGCTAAAGAAAACGCCTCTATAACTGAGAAGATAAAGGATTTGTCTAGCCAGTTGCTGGAAAGATGGTCCAGTTTGAAG GAGGTATTCAAAATCCCAAAGAAGGAGCGGATACAGCAAATGAAGGAGCATGAACGTCAAGCGAACGTTGAGAGACGTGCGGCTGATTCTAGCGGGTCACGGGATAGAGACCGGGACCGAAGGGACGAGCGTGAACGACGCGACGAGAGAGACAGGCGGGAGGAAAGAGACCGCGATAAAGAACGTGACCGCGAACGTGAGAGGGAGCGAGATAGAGATCGTGACAGAGACCGCGATAGAGGAGAGAGGGATAGAGATAGATATAGGGAACGTGACAGAGATAGAGATGATAGAGATCGAAGGAAACGGAGGAGCAGTCCTGAAGGCAGGCGGAGTATCAG ACTATCGGAGCGCGTGCTGGCGGCGGTGCCCCCCATGAGCAAGGAGGAGCGGCGCCGCGCCTTCGCCGAGGCAGCTGCTGCAGCGGACGAGTCGCGGCGCCGGGACGCGCTCGCCAGAGCCTGGCCACACTACTGGACGCAGAGGGAGGCCTACCAGCAG CAAATGTTCCCGGGCAGCATGGTGGGCGGGGTGGTGTGCGGGGTGGCGGGGCTGGAGGCGGACTGGCTGCCGCCGCACGACTACCAGGCGCCGGCCTTCTGCCCGCCCTTCCCCGCCGCGCAGCCCTTCTGCATGCCGCAGCCTAA TTTGATGGGTATGAGCGGGTTCGGCATGGGCGGGTTCATGTTCGGGCAGCAGGTGCCGGGCGGACCGCCCTTCCCGCAACCTGCACAACCGCAGACTGACGCCGCGCAACCT GCTCCACAAGCGGCTGCTCCTACCGAGGAAGCTAAAGAAATAGTCCTTCCATCTCTGTGGCGCTCGGCGACGGACTCGCGCGGTCGCACGTACTACTACCACGTGAAGCTCAGACAACCGCAGTGGCACCCGCCGCCTGTTCCCAATGAACCTG AAGAGAGTTCGTCGGAGGAGGAAGAGGAACAAGTGAATACTGGTTTAGACAGTCCTCTGATCAGACGACAGACGAAAGGCAAGGTTGTTGAGGGCGTCAACGGGATTTATGAAG TGATCAAAGAAGACGCACATAACGGGTTAATACCGGACCACGCGCTCGTCAATATGAAACCGAGGAAGAGACGACCGGGACTCGTCTCTGAACGACCTATTAGT CCTCGTACGGAAGAAGACAAGTTAGCTGGCAGACTGGAAGTGAAACGGTACAAGCAGACTAAGGAGAAACTGCGGCGAAGACGAGAGAAACTGTTACAGAAAGTGCGCATGCTTGCAGCAAACCAACAACGGAAGATTAGAGGCAGAGTACTTGATCTCAAG CAAATGGTGGAGTTAGTGGACTCAGAAACGGATTCGGAAGACGATTCCAGCGAGGAAACTCCAGTGGAAAAGCCAGTCAGTCCACCAGCCGCAGTGGTAGTCCCTGAACCGGAGCCAGTAGAACCAGAGATCAGTGCTAACACAGAGGAAAGTGCACGAAAGATCAAAGAACAGTTCAGATGTAATATGGCGAGGGTTATGGTGCAACATCTCAACCCTTATAGGAGTTCTAGTGCGCCCGCCGCCAGGATCACGTCTACTGCTGACTTCAAACATCTGGCGAGAAAG cTGACGCACTTCGTGATGCTAAAAGAACTGAAACATTGTCGATCCGTCGAAGAACTAGTCGTAACCGACTCAGTGCGGTCCAAAGCGAAGATGTTCGTGAAAAAATATATGGCGAAGTTTGGCCCTGTTTATAAGAGGCCGCCTGAGGAAGCTGACTAG
- the Spase25 gene encoding signal peptidase complex subunit Spase25 translates to MTETTENVKINKWDGAAAKNAIDDAIREVLTGDLKCKESFALIDGRLFLCALAVGVALYALLWDYLYPFPQSRLVLIICVSSYFILMGILTLYTTFKEKGVFVVAKEKVGNNTRVWEASSYVKKHDDKYNLVLVLRDSTGKSREASITKSFANFIDVNGTIVQSLVINEITKLYNSLSSDKKEK, encoded by the exons ATGACTGAAACAACAGAG AACGTGAAGATCAATAAATGGGACGGAGCTGCCGCTAAGAATGCCATAGATGATGCTATCAGAGAG GTCCTGACTGGAGACTTGAAATGTAAGGAGAGCTTCGCCCTGATTGATGGCAGACTCTTCCTCTGTGCATTGGCAGTTGGTGTGGCTCTCTATGCTCTACTCTGGGACTATCTTTACCCATTCCCACAGTCAAG acTGGTCCTAATCATCTGCGTGTCGTCATACTTCATACTGATGGGTATACTAACACTGTACACAACATTCAAGGAAAAGGGAGTGTTTGTTGTTGCTAAGGAGAAAGTTGGCAACAACACCAGGGTGTGGGAAGCAAGTTCCTATGTCAAGAA ACACGACGACAAATACAACCTAGTGCTCGTACTCCGCGACTCGACCGGCAAGTCCCGCGAGGCCTCCATCACCAAGTCTTTCGCCAACTTCATCGATGTCAACGGCACCATTGTCCAGAGCCTCGTCATCAATGAAATCACTAAGCTCTACAACTCACTCTCTTCAGACAAGAAGGAGAAGTAA